In Aegilops tauschii subsp. strangulata cultivar AL8/78 chromosome 3, Aet v6.0, whole genome shotgun sequence, one genomic interval encodes:
- the LOC109775769 gene encoding insulin-degrading enzyme-like 1, peroxisomal: MAAAGNVEFIRARSDKREYRRLLLPNALECLLISDADTDKAAACMEVGVGSFSDPEGLEGLAHFLEHMLFYASEKYPGEQDYTKYISEHGGSSNAFTSSETTNFYFDVNADNFEEALDRFAQFFIKPLMSQDAVLREIKAVDSEHKKNLLSDGWRMHQLQKHLASKDHPYHKFSTGSWETLETKPKERGLDIRLELLKFYENYSANLMHLVVYVKESLDCIQSLVESLFSHVKNTDQRSFKCPSQPLSAEHLQLLVKAIPIIEGDYLKISWPVTPNIQFYKEGPCRYLSHLIGHEGEGSIFHIIKELGWAMDLVAGAGSDSNEYSFFSVGMRLTDAGHDHMEDIIGLVFKYIHLLKEDGIHEWIFDELASINETEFHYQDKVHPISYVTSTVSSMRLFPPEEWLVGESLPSKYAPNRINMILDELSPERVRILCESKKFEGSTNCAEPWYNTSYSIENVTPYMIKQWIQKAPTEKLYLPKPNIFVPKDLSLKEVPDKVTFPTILRKTPLSRLWYKPDMLFFTPKVYIIIDFHCPLSSHSPEAAVSTSLFVDLLVDYLNAYAYDAQIAGLFYSIYLTSTGFQVCVGGYNDKMRVLLHAIMKQIVNFVVKPNRFSALKETSVKDYQNFNFSQPYSQASYYLSLILEEKKWPLVEKLQALSKLESDSLAKFVPHLLSKTYLECYIQGNIEPGEAESIVQEIEDTIFNTPNSVFKPMSPSQYLVKRVIMLEKEIKCCYQIEGLNQKNENSSVVQYIQVHQDDALSNIKLELFSLISSQPAFNQLRTVEQLGYITYLSLRSDRGVWALEVVIQSTVKDPSYLDSRIDEFFKTFESKIHELSDKDFKRNVKSLIDSKLEKFKNLWEESGFYWGEIEAGTLKFDRVESEVALLRELKKEEFIEFFDEYIKVDAPQRRTVSVQVFSGNHSAEFKKAIAEADQPKTCRLTDIFGFKRSRPLHRSLKGGPGLITMD, from the exons AGCATATGCTGTTTTATGCCAGCGAGAAATACCCTGGAGAACAAGATTATACAAAATATATCTCGGAG CATGGTGGTTCTTCCAATGCCTTTACATCCTCCGAGACAACGAATTTCTATTTTGATGTTAACGCGGACAATTTCGAAGAAGCCTTAGATAG ATTTGCCCAGTTCTTCATTAAGCCACTGATGTCGCAGGATGCTGTTCTTAGAGAGATCAAGGCTGTTGATTCTG AACACAAGAAAAATCTGTTGTCAGATGGCTGGAGAATGCATCAG CTTCAAAAGCATCTGGCCTCAAAGGATCATCCTTACCATAAATTCAGTACGG GGAGTTGGGAAACACTGGAAACTAAACCAAAAGAGAGGGGTTTGGACATCAGGCTTGAGCTTCTTAAGTTTTATGAGAATTATTCAGCAAATCTTATGCATCTTGTTGTTTATGTAAAAG AGAGTCTCGATTGCATTCAAAGCTTAGTTGAAAGCCTGTTTAGTCACGTCAAGAACACGGACCAGAGAAGCTTCAAATGTCCAAGTCAGCCCCTTTCAGCAGAACATTTACAG CTTCTTGTCAAAGCAATCCCAATAATAGAAGGCGACTACCTAAAAATATCATGGCCAGTTACACCTAACATCCAGTTCTATAAAGAAGGTCCTTGCCGCTATCTCAGTCATCTTATTGGACATGAAGGCGAGGGATCCATCTTCCATATTATAAAGGAATTAG GATGGGCCATGGATTTGGTGGCTGGTGCCGGCAGTGACAGCAATGAATACTCTTTTTTCTCAGTAGGCATGAGGCTCACTGATGCTGGTCATG ACCACATGGAGGATATTATTGGGTTGGTCTTCAAATACATCCACCTATTAAAAGAAGATGGAATCCATGAATGGATATTTGATGAG CTTGCGTCAATAAATGAAACAGAATTCCACTATCAAGACAAAGTCCATCCAATCAGCTATGTCACATCTACTGTCTCAAGCATGCGG TTGTTCCCACCAGAGGAATGGCTGGTTGGAGAATCATTGCCGTCAAAGTATGCGCCAAATAGAATAAATATGATACTTGATGAATTGTCACCCGAAAGAGTTAG AATACTCTGTGAATCTAAAAAGTTTGAAGGATCTACCAATTGTGCTGAGCCTTGGTACAATACATCATATTCTATTGAAAATGTCACTCCATACATGATAAAG CAATGGATTCAAAAAGCTCCTACTGAGAAGCTTTATCTCCCAAAGCCTAACATTTTCGTTCCAAAGGATTTATCTCTTAAAGAAGTGCCAGACAAG GTTACATTTCCGACAATATTAAGGAAGACGCCACTTTCACGGCTGTGGTATAAGCCCGACATGCTGTTCTTCACTCCGAAGGTTTACATTATAATTGATTTCCACTGCCCATTGTCAAGCCACTCCCCCGAAGCAGCCGTATCTACAAGTCTGTTTGTCGATTTGTTAGTCGATTACTTGAATGCTTATG CTTATGATGCTCAAATTGCGGGTTTATTCTATTCGATATATCTTACTTCTACTGGATTCCAG GTGTGCGTAGGTGGTTACAATGACAAGATGAGAGTTCTGCTACATGCCATAATGAAGCAAATAGTGAACTTTGTAGTTAAACCAAACAGGTTTTCTGCCCTGAAG GAAACTTCTGTCAAGGACTACCAAAATTTTAACTTCAGCCAACCATATTCTCAAGCTTCGTATTATCTTTCATTAATACTGGAAGAGAAAAAATGGCCTTTGGTAGAGAAACTTCAAGCTCTTTCTAAGCTTGAGTCAGATTCTCTTGCGAAGTTTGTGCCGCACTTGCTGTCGAAGACATACTTGGAATGCTATATTCAAG GAAACATTGAGCCAGGTGAGGCTGAGTCTATTGTCCAGGAGATTGAAGATACTATATTTAATACCCCCAATTCTGTATTCAAACCCATGTCTCCATCACAATACCTGGTCAAGAGGGTTATCATGCTTGAAAAAGAGATCAAATGTTGCTACCAAATTGAGGGATTAAATCAGAAGAATGAGAATTCATCGGTTGTCCAATATATTCAG GTCCATCAGGACGACGCCCTCTCAAATATCAAACTCGAGTTGTTCTCTCTAATTTCTAGTCAGCCTGCTTTCAACCAGCTGCGGACTGTTGAGCAACTTGGGTATATAACGTATCTTTCTCTGAG ATCCGATCGTGGAGTCTGGGCACTCGAGGTTGTCATTCAATCCACAGTGAAG GATCCTTCATATCTTGATTCTAGAATTGATGAATTCTTTAAGACATTCGAAAGCAAAATCCATGAACTGTCCGACAAGGATTTCAAG AGAAATGTCAAATCGCTTATTGATTCGAAACTGGAGAAATTTAAAAACTTGTGGGAGGAATCTGGCTTCTACTGGGGAGAGATTGAAGCCGGAACTCTCAAGTTTGATAGGGTCGAGTCCGAG GTTGCTCTCCTAAGAGAGCTCAAGAAAGAAGAATTCATCGAATTCTTTGATGAGTACATAAAGGTGGACGCCCCTCAAAGGAGGACAGTAAGCGTGCAGGTCTTCAGCGGCAACCATTCGGCAGAGTTCAAGAAGGCGATCGCCGAAGCTGATCAGCCCAAAACCTGCCGGCTTACCGACATATTCGGCTTCAAGCGATCAAGGCCTCTGCACCGCTCGCTGAAGGGAGGTCCAGGCCTGATCACAATGGACTGA